From the Natrarchaeobaculum aegyptiacum genome, one window contains:
- a CDS encoding thioredoxin family protein, which translates to MTPRKLLTIVVLIAVLGFGYYSMNAAPVLSDHDYTYQGGLEWHEDPDEAMAVAQAEEKPILVYYWTTWCTYCQDYERNHYQDEDVRDELDGYVLLAINLDDPGPGVEFAREHEASYPPQHVIMTDDGQQLSRLGGFTELDRFHAELESGLEQYEQ; encoded by the coding sequence ATGACGCCCCGGAAACTACTCACGATAGTCGTGCTCATCGCCGTCCTCGGGTTCGGCTACTACTCGATGAACGCCGCACCCGTCCTGAGTGACCACGATTACACGTACCAGGGCGGTCTCGAGTGGCACGAAGACCCTGACGAGGCGATGGCCGTCGCCCAGGCCGAGGAGAAACCGATCCTCGTCTACTACTGGACGACGTGGTGTACGTACTGTCAGGACTACGAACGAAATCACTACCAGGACGAGGACGTCCGCGACGAACTCGACGGGTACGTCCTGCTCGCGATCAATCTGGACGATCCCGGTCCTGGCGTCGAATTCGCTCGCGAACACGAGGCGAGCTATCCCCCCCAACACGTGATCATGACTGACGACGGACAACAACTGTCGCGACTCGGCGGCTTCACCGAACTGGACCGGTTCCACGCCGAACTCGAGAGTGGACTGGAGCAGTACGAGCAATGA
- a CDS encoding SagB/ThcOx family dehydrogenase yields the protein MATVELPEPDPDGSTSVERAIAKRASRRSFAQTPVTLEDVSQLLWAAQGTTHVRDGVEMRAAPSAGATYPLTAFLEVTEDGASRLDPGLYRYDPDSHALETELETSIRGELTTAALGQDVVRDAPATIVLAAHAERTRTQYPDHGERYVHMEAGHAAANVHLVCESRELNTCPVGAFSDADVAAVLGLPERLDPLYLLPFGRRPAET from the coding sequence ATGGCGACAGTCGAACTCCCCGAGCCCGACCCGGACGGGTCGACGAGCGTCGAGCGAGCGATCGCAAAACGGGCGAGTCGCCGGTCGTTCGCGCAGACGCCGGTGACACTCGAGGACGTCTCCCAGCTCCTGTGGGCGGCCCAGGGGACGACCCACGTGCGAGATGGCGTCGAGATGCGCGCTGCGCCGAGTGCCGGGGCGACGTATCCACTCACTGCGTTTCTCGAGGTCACCGAAGACGGGGCTTCACGACTGGATCCGGGCTTGTACCGGTACGATCCGGACTCTCACGCGCTCGAGACGGAACTGGAGACGTCAATTCGCGGCGAACTCACGACGGCCGCGCTCGGGCAGGACGTCGTCCGAGATGCACCGGCGACGATCGTGCTCGCGGCACACGCCGAACGCACGCGAACACAGTATCCGGACCACGGTGAGCGATACGTCCACATGGAGGCTGGCCACGCCGCGGCGAACGTCCACCTCGTCTGTGAATCACGGGAGCTGAACACCTGTCCCGTCGGGGCATTTTCCGACGCCGACGTCGCTGCCGTCCTCGGGTTGCCGGAGCGACTCGACCCGCTGTACCTGCTCCCGTTCGGTCGTCGGCCGGCCGAAACGTAA
- a CDS encoding DUF411 domain-containing protein — MKRTRRQLLAGSPGIATVAVAGCLERLADVDPDSAAGVDSGPRDTGSGTESDDHIADWAWSGSLPIDSALQYHDPDCGCCHEYVTYLEEHDLAVDVEPVDDLPAVKTDLSVPDEVRSCHTLVLETPDGVDRDHYLVEGHVPLEAIETLYDDQPAADGIAVPGMPRHSPGMGPRGDDPVAVYAFSADGSVLEFDSV, encoded by the coding sequence ATGAAACGCACGCGTCGCCAACTCCTCGCCGGCTCACCGGGGATCGCGACGGTCGCCGTCGCTGGCTGTCTCGAGCGGCTGGCCGACGTCGATCCGGACAGCGCAGCCGGCGTAGACTCCGGGCCACGCGATACCGGGTCTGGCACCGAATCCGACGATCACATCGCTGACTGGGCCTGGTCGGGGTCGCTCCCGATCGATTCCGCCCTGCAGTACCACGACCCCGACTGCGGCTGCTGTCACGAGTACGTCACCTATCTCGAGGAGCACGACCTCGCAGTCGACGTCGAGCCCGTCGACGACCTGCCGGCGGTCAAGACCGATCTCTCGGTCCCCGACGAGGTTCGAAGCTGTCACACGCTCGTTCTCGAAACACCCGACGGCGTCGACCGCGATCACTATCTCGTCGAGGGTCACGTCCCGCTCGAGGCGATCGAGACGCTGTACGACGACCAGCCGGCAGCCGACGGGATCGCCGTTCCGGGGATGCCCCGACACTCGCCGGGGATGGGGCCCCGTGGCGACGATCCGGTCGCGGTCTACGCCTTCTCGGCAGACGGATCGGTACTCGAGTTCGATTCGGTCTGA
- a CDS encoding heme exporter protein CcmB, with protein MSEQRSRRGRVRRAIRGYLRVVYEVARKDLLVESRSKQTLNAAVVFAALIVVVFSFVFGEVVGDREVLARGALWLAVIFGGAVGMSHAVALEGRNDAIAGLLLAPVDRSAIYLGKVVSSVVLVVGIGVLSLGFVVVFLDYSFEGGTLWTVMAVIVLAAIGFSAVGVLLSILMLHSQLQESLLPVLLVPLVVPIVLAGTELTRPGLPPGDEIAWFTILGSYDLLMLIAGWMTFEFVVEE; from the coding sequence ATGAGTGAGCAGCGTTCCCGCAGGGGACGCGTCCGTCGGGCGATTCGGGGATACCTTCGGGTCGTCTACGAGGTCGCACGGAAGGACCTGCTGGTCGAGTCCCGGAGCAAGCAGACGCTGAACGCCGCGGTCGTCTTCGCCGCCCTCATCGTCGTCGTCTTCTCGTTCGTCTTCGGCGAGGTCGTCGGCGACCGCGAGGTTCTCGCCCGCGGTGCCCTCTGGCTCGCGGTCATCTTCGGCGGCGCCGTCGGGATGAGCCACGCCGTCGCACTCGAGGGGCGAAACGACGCGATCGCGGGCCTGTTGCTCGCCCCGGTCGACCGATCGGCGATTTACCTCGGGAAGGTCGTGAGTTCCGTGGTGCTCGTCGTCGGGATCGGCGTGCTCAGCCTCGGGTTCGTCGTCGTGTTCCTCGATTACTCGTTCGAGGGCGGCACGCTGTGGACGGTGATGGCGGTGATCGTCCTCGCGGCGATCGGGTTCAGCGCGGTGGGGGTGTTGCTCTCGATCCTGATGTTACACTCCCAGCTTCAGGAGTCGCTGTTACCCGTGTTGCTCGTCCCGCTGGTCGTGCCGATCGTCCTCGCGGGAACGGAACTGACTCGCCCGGGTTTACCACCAGGTGACGAAATCGCGTGGTTCACGATCCTCGGTTCCTACGACCTGCTGATGCTCATCGCGGGCTGGATGACCTTCGAGTTCGTCGTCGAGGAGTGA
- a CDS encoding DUF2214 domain-containing protein, whose protein sequence is MTVPRERDDEMDATQYLVIRTLHLFAAALLVGGATTLWLTVRLEETVSTSLLAWAEAAFWALVSLLVFTGLGNLVATGTPPLETRRGGVLAVKFGVIVLLAVGSVVRSFTVVYLRRDGVRTPTGTLEWLYGLTAVAVGLVVVLAEVLVYG, encoded by the coding sequence TTGACTGTGCCCCGTGAACGGGACGACGAGATGGACGCGACGCAGTATCTCGTGATTCGGACGCTTCACCTGTTCGCTGCCGCCCTCCTCGTCGGCGGCGCGACGACGCTATGGCTCACCGTCCGACTCGAGGAAACCGTCTCCACGTCGCTGCTCGCCTGGGCAGAAGCCGCGTTCTGGGCACTGGTGAGTCTCCTCGTTTTCACTGGGCTCGGTAATCTTGTTGCGACCGGAACGCCACCGCTCGAAACGCGCCGTGGCGGTGTCCTCGCGGTCAAATTCGGCGTGATCGTCCTGCTCGCCGTCGGCTCGGTCGTCCGGTCGTTTACCGTCGTCTACCTTCGACGGGACGGCGTCCGAACGCCGACCGGCACACTCGAGTGGCTCTACGGGCTGACGGCCGTCGCGGTCGGTCTCGTGGTCGTTCTCGCGGAGGTGCTCGTCTATGGCTGA
- a CDS encoding twin-arginine translocation signal domain-containing protein, with protein sequence MTPEPRTNRRRFLTLTAAGTAAVAGCTDGSDQEAGPTQPSAAEQPETAPDGTGGDRTVSIIVQPNPGALREAQLEVSTALEEGELEREEAERELAEREQELIEAAVDDARARIDQVGAVHVDTVEREGTLLVEGSADAILDLLEQPSISAVLSQERFEQAERRAGATGDGSGATVAPDSELEPGSEADTDEESDSDPDEDTDSDSDSSDDD encoded by the coding sequence ATGACACCAGAACCCCGGACCAACCGACGACGGTTTCTCACACTCACGGCAGCCGGCACCGCAGCAGTAGCGGGGTGTACCGACGGCTCCGACCAGGAAGCCGGGCCGACCCAGCCCAGTGCGGCCGAACAGCCGGAGACGGCCCCCGATGGGACTGGCGGCGATCGAACCGTCTCGATCATCGTCCAGCCCAACCCTGGAGCGTTGCGTGAGGCCCAGCTCGAGGTCTCTACCGCACTCGAGGAGGGGGAACTCGAGCGCGAGGAGGCCGAACGCGAGCTCGCGGAGCGCGAACAGGAGTTGATCGAGGCGGCGGTCGACGACGCGCGTGCCCGGATCGATCAGGTCGGTGCCGTTCACGTCGACACCGTCGAACGCGAGGGAACGTTGCTGGTCGAGGGATCGGCGGATGCGATCCTCGATCTGCTCGAGCAGCCCTCGATCAGCGCAGTCCTCTCTCAGGAGCGATTCGAGCAGGCCGAACGGCGAGCCGGTGCCACCGGAGACGGGTCCGGCGCGACCGTCGCTCCGGATTCGGAGCTGGAGCCTGGTTCGGAGGCCGATACCGACGAAGAATCGGATTCAGACCCGGACGAAGACACAGATTCGGACTCGGACTCGAGCGACGACGACTGA
- a CDS encoding cytochrome c maturation protein CcmE — MDRKVKVLVGGVGIAVLLAILATTTMGSATEFVTPTDLVETDDHDDEVVKLEGRAIDLADDEEITFTVVDENHSTSVSYDGEMPETMSDGREVVAEGYYDGEHVEASDLTVRAHEGEHPDDAGANETQFGGEYDEYDAYDEYEGYDNGDDADSPDGESAGGPATDGGDDAETTA; from the coding sequence ATGGACCGAAAGGTCAAGGTACTCGTCGGTGGCGTCGGAATCGCCGTCCTGCTGGCGATCCTCGCGACGACGACGATGGGATCGGCGACGGAGTTCGTAACACCGACAGACCTCGTCGAGACGGACGATCACGACGACGAGGTCGTCAAACTCGAGGGGCGGGCGATCGACCTCGCCGACGACGAGGAGATCACCTTCACCGTCGTCGACGAGAACCACTCGACGTCGGTGAGCTACGACGGTGAGATGCCCGAGACGATGTCAGACGGGAGAGAGGTCGTCGCAGAAGGGTACTACGACGGTGAGCACGTCGAGGCCAGCGACCTCACGGTTCGGGCCCACGAGGGTGAACACCCCGACGACGCCGGTGCGAACGAGACCCAGTTCGGTGGTGAGTACGACGAGTACGACGCCTACGATGAATACGAAGGGTACGACAACGGCGACGACGCCGACAGTCCCGACGGGGAATCCGCTGGCGGCCCGGCCACAGACGGCGGTGACGACGCGGAAACGACTGCGTGA
- a CDS encoding cytochrome c biogenesis CcdA family protein, with amino-acid sequence MEVPTLSVVFLAGVATILTPCCLPLLPPLLSGSVGHRLRPAAIVSGSLLSFTALGVAVGTIGSISPESLRLPAFLAIVAFGAVMVDEDLYRRYSTYASRLSGTAAQRAAVFDEGKRPVTSAFLLGVLLGVIWLPCVGPVLGAVLAYAATTGAALESGFFLFVYGLGFSMPLLGVAYGGKVAGRSLADRLGVLGRDDVLRRAVGLVLLVSGVALLFEVDRILLSAL; translated from the coding sequence ATGGAGGTACCGACGCTCTCGGTGGTGTTTCTCGCTGGCGTAGCGACGATCCTGACGCCGTGTTGTCTGCCGTTGCTCCCGCCGTTGCTCTCTGGGAGCGTCGGCCATCGATTGCGACCGGCCGCGATCGTCTCAGGGAGTCTTCTCTCGTTTACGGCACTCGGCGTCGCCGTGGGGACCATCGGCTCGATCTCGCCCGAGTCACTCCGACTCCCGGCGTTCCTCGCGATCGTCGCGTTCGGTGCCGTGATGGTCGACGAGGATCTCTACCGGCGCTACTCGACGTACGCCTCCCGGCTCTCCGGGACCGCCGCACAGCGAGCCGCCGTGTTCGACGAGGGAAAACGACCCGTCACGTCGGCGTTTTTGCTCGGCGTTCTCCTCGGCGTCATCTGGCTGCCCTGCGTCGGTCCGGTTCTCGGGGCCGTCCTCGCGTACGCGGCGACGACGGGCGCGGCGCTCGAGAGCGGATTCTTCCTGTTCGTCTACGGACTGGGGTTCTCGATGCCACTGCTCGGCGTCGCCTACGGCGGAAAAGTCGCCGGACGGTCGCTCGCGGATCGCCTCGGCGTCCTCGGTCGCGACGACGTCTTGCGGCGCGCGGTCGGCCTCGTCTTGCTCGTCAGCGGCGTCGCGTTGCTGTTCGAGGTCGATCGTATTCTCCTCTCTGCGCTCTAG
- a CDS encoding molybdopterin-dependent oxidoreductase, whose product MTDRRLTVVIAILASGVSAVATSFAIYATTEDFLVSSFNYLLLEVLPGAFVSSIIQQFGNLALELSLIFSGGVLSVILGVGAFVGFRLGVRVAPAYDPVVGFVLAGVVILLPAVLVVGSITAVVPSALVGAGVLTLFATLPRSSAPTEFDADRRTVVTSVAGVVAFNVVAHALGLTRRDQRAERELQERATRLEAEHLVEAVEDHGLEGEGVKPLIADVGDFFQVDINPSPPALEADTWSLSVTGLVADEREFAYEDVLEMETVHEYKAIRCLSDDIDGDELDMALWTGVRIGDLLSEVEPEGEYAMLTGADDYFYSIPLSDLEDSLLAFGMNGLELPAGHGYPMRVLVPDRWGKLHVKWLEEIEIIDAEEGGYWEERGWHGMGPVNAVTKIDRINRPGDRIQIVGHAYAGGRGVDAVEVSIDGGDTWEDAELSEPLPDPDTIRQWRYEIEPDDEAEGFEIAARTVDGDGTVEPEERTDPFPDGATGWATRSINA is encoded by the coding sequence ATGACCGATCGCCGCCTCACCGTCGTCATCGCAATCCTCGCGAGCGGCGTCTCCGCCGTGGCGACGTCGTTTGCGATCTACGCGACCACCGAGGACTTCCTCGTCTCGTCGTTCAACTACCTGCTCCTCGAGGTGCTTCCGGGTGCATTCGTCTCGAGTATCATCCAGCAGTTCGGCAACCTGGCCCTCGAGTTGAGCCTGATCTTCTCGGGCGGCGTCCTCTCGGTCATCCTCGGCGTGGGAGCGTTCGTCGGCTTTCGCCTCGGCGTGCGCGTCGCTCCAGCGTACGACCCAGTGGTCGGATTCGTCCTCGCCGGTGTGGTGATCTTGCTCCCGGCCGTTCTCGTGGTCGGATCGATCACTGCCGTCGTCCCCTCTGCACTGGTCGGGGCCGGTGTGTTGACCCTGTTCGCGACGCTCCCTCGCTCGTCTGCACCCACCGAGTTCGACGCCGACCGCCGGACGGTGGTGACGTCAGTCGCCGGCGTCGTCGCGTTCAACGTCGTCGCTCACGCGCTCGGACTCACTCGACGGGACCAGCGTGCCGAGCGCGAACTCCAGGAACGAGCGACTCGGCTCGAGGCCGAGCACCTGGTCGAGGCCGTCGAGGACCACGGCCTCGAGGGTGAGGGAGTCAAACCGCTGATCGCCGACGTCGGGGACTTCTTCCAGGTCGACATCAACCCCAGTCCGCCGGCGCTCGAGGCCGACACCTGGTCGCTCTCGGTCACCGGACTGGTCGCAGACGAACGCGAGTTCGCCTACGAGGATGTCCTCGAGATGGAGACCGTCCACGAGTACAAGGCGATTCGGTGTCTGAGCGACGACATCGACGGCGACGAACTCGACATGGCTCTCTGGACCGGCGTCCGAATCGGCGACCTCCTCTCGGAAGTCGAGCCGGAAGGGGAGTACGCGATGCTGACGGGTGCCGACGACTACTTCTACTCGATCCCGCTTTCTGACCTCGAGGACTCGCTGCTGGCGTTCGGGATGAACGGCCTCGAGTTGCCGGCTGGCCACGGCTATCCGATGCGCGTACTCGTCCCGGATCGCTGGGGGAAACTTCACGTCAAGTGGCTCGAAGAGATCGAGATCATCGACGCAGAAGAAGGTGGATACTGGGAAGAACGCGGCTGGCACGGGATGGGACCAGTCAACGCGGTCACCAAGATCGATCGTATCAATCGTCCGGGCGACCGGATCCAGATCGTCGGCCACGCCTACGCCGGTGGTCGCGGCGTCGACGCCGTCGAGGTCTCGATCGACGGCGGTGACACGTGGGAGGACGCCGAACTCAGCGAGCCGCTTCCAGACCCCGACACGATCAGGCAGTGGCGCTACGAGATCGAACCCGACGACGAAGCCGAGGGGTTCGAAATCGCCGCTC
- a CDS encoding cytochrome-c peroxidase, with product MGRRLQLLLLMVAVSILLLVATGAAAAQEDNDTDDLPVEPVVDEPHPGYEYIAQEDDTEEKIELGEQLYFDPRISETGTISCNTCHNVMEGGDDSRPVAMGVHGQTGPVASPTVWNSGFHHTQFWDGRADTLAEQAEGPIVADVEMGMPDHEAALDRIRAVDGYVDQYEEVYGDEIDSDDPEDLITIETTTDAIAAYERTLVTPDSPYDQYVQGDADALDEQQLDGMEAFEELGCQSCHNGPMFSGQWDEPESGEGFYMPNPTFEENEQCQEYVEEYDFMDHPGRMGVTDDEADEFHYKVPTLRNVEHTAPYMHTGQVPTLEESVRVMAACQLDEDPSDEEVEDITAFLTSLTGEYPEQEMPRLPNPSGESMVPMDADTEFEDIEEEVDDDEAIDDDGDTIPGLSLGAAILALAIATATVLIGYSRRFNQ from the coding sequence ATGGGTAGACGACTGCAACTACTACTGCTGATGGTGGCTGTCAGCATCCTGTTACTCGTCGCGACTGGTGCGGCGGCGGCACAGGAGGACAACGATACGGACGACCTGCCGGTCGAACCGGTCGTGGACGAACCGCATCCTGGCTACGAGTACATCGCTCAGGAAGACGATACGGAGGAGAAGATCGAACTCGGTGAACAGCTGTACTTCGACCCGCGGATCTCCGAAACCGGGACGATCTCCTGTAACACCTGTCACAACGTGATGGAAGGCGGAGACGATAGCCGTCCCGTCGCGATGGGTGTCCACGGACAGACCGGTCCGGTCGCTTCGCCGACCGTCTGGAACTCCGGGTTCCACCACACCCAGTTCTGGGACGGTCGCGCAGACACGCTCGCCGAACAGGCCGAAGGACCGATCGTCGCCGACGTCGAGATGGGGATGCCAGACCACGAGGCAGCCCTCGACCGCATTCGGGCCGTCGACGGCTACGTCGACCAGTACGAAGAGGTCTACGGCGACGAAATCGACAGCGACGACCCCGAGGATCTGATTACGATCGAGACGACGACCGACGCGATCGCCGCCTACGAGCGCACGCTCGTCACGCCGGACAGTCCGTACGACCAGTACGTCCAGGGTGACGCAGACGCGCTCGACGAACAGCAACTCGACGGGATGGAGGCGTTCGAGGAACTCGGCTGCCAGAGCTGCCACAACGGCCCGATGTTCAGCGGTCAGTGGGACGAACCCGAGTCCGGTGAGGGCTTCTACATGCCCAACCCGACGTTCGAGGAGAACGAACAGTGTCAGGAGTACGTCGAAGAGTACGACTTCATGGACCACCCCGGTCGCATGGGCGTCACTGACGACGAAGCGGACGAGTTCCACTACAAGGTGCCAACGCTGCGTAACGTCGAGCACACGGCACCGTACATGCACACCGGACAGGTCCCGACCCTCGAGGAGTCCGTCCGCGTGATGGCTGCCTGTCAGCTCGACGAGGATCCATCTGACGAGGAAGTCGAGGACATCACGGCGTTCCTGACGAGCCTGACCGGGGAATACCCGGAACAGGAGATGCCGCGACTGCCGAACCCAAGCGGTGAATCGATGGTCCCGATGGACGCGGATACTGAATTCGAAGACATCGAAGAGGAAGTCGATGACGACGAAGCAATCGACGACGACGGCGACACCATCCCCGGACTGAGTCTCGGGGCAGCGATACTGGCGCTGGCTATCGCGACGGCCACGGTGCTGATCGGATACAGTCGTCGATTCAACCAGTGA
- the ccsA gene encoding cytochrome c biogenesis protein CcsA codes for MIPEALTLGTALIAVAAFASGLAAVMLLYGYVSRSEEFRRLTMAAAGVSTLSLVVAHGYLTYLFVVGDYTYAYVWQNSADYLSLLYRITGVYANHEGSILFWATLTAVVATWTVYSSHFEGRGSRLAQSISLGIVAVFATMLVSQSPFTPIEVAYPDTPAGFVPPDGDGLNPLLIDPWMAIHPPITFAAYALLIVPFALGIAHFVSQFRGEVSVFDEWLESMVQWLRVSWLLLTAAIVFGGIWAYGVLGWGGFWSWDPVETAVLIPWLGLTASLHAINRYGKTGEYPIFAPASAALIFPLVIFATTVVRSGVFRSVHSFAAGGIGTGILFLLGVTGTLAIVLPFGYWFLRAEETQRPADEPWLSRRTVYHGAVLAFGVLAFISIWGLSFPVLRSAATGVEVAVGQDHYNLWSYPVVVLGLLAGGLYALLDLRRRRLAIAATGVVAVLTFLAAFVTPSANWYLSDPAAHDPLVYRIVGTASVLSIVPPAAFFAGSWIARYVSRIRGVPSRWFKLRETGIVLLHVGGAVLIVAVSFVYLFSTSASVAVIGVGEAADNPEPIVEEVPDSEYTVAVSNYETTEAPTIEEAARTPAEMLAVSEDVSLVRGEITDTDTIENTAVARLDDSDVWLASSDAAVDFETGTEVIARGPVFGGQSLETDADAYVYTDTDNMGTLEDPPTDVHEPRMVSHEIDLTVYDGDEPVAEGTIAEQEYVNSEMNTNDALIERGVTGDTYVVGQVDEGGASISIDTYPLANQIWLGTVLMMLGIAIVTIADTTVRRR; via the coding sequence ATGATTCCGGAGGCGCTTACGCTGGGAACAGCATTGATCGCCGTCGCGGCCTTTGCGAGTGGGCTCGCGGCAGTCATGCTCCTCTACGGCTACGTCTCCCGGTCCGAGGAGTTCCGTCGACTGACGATGGCGGCCGCGGGCGTCTCGACGCTCTCGCTCGTCGTCGCCCACGGCTACCTGACCTACCTGTTCGTCGTCGGCGATTACACCTACGCCTACGTCTGGCAGAACTCCGCAGACTACCTCTCGCTACTGTATCGCATCACCGGCGTCTACGCGAACCACGAGGGATCGATCCTCTTCTGGGCGACGCTGACAGCCGTCGTCGCGACCTGGACCGTCTACTCGAGTCACTTCGAGGGTCGGGGGTCGCGGCTGGCCCAGTCGATCTCGCTCGGGATCGTCGCGGTGTTCGCGACGATGCTCGTCTCTCAGAGCCCGTTCACACCGATCGAAGTGGCATATCCGGACACGCCGGCCGGCTTCGTGCCGCCGGACGGCGACGGGCTGAACCCGCTGCTGATCGATCCGTGGATGGCGATCCACCCGCCGATTACCTTCGCCGCGTACGCGCTGTTGATCGTCCCGTTCGCACTCGGCATCGCGCACTTCGTCTCCCAGTTCCGGGGTGAAGTCAGCGTCTTCGACGAGTGGCTCGAGAGCATGGTCCAGTGGCTCCGGGTGTCGTGGCTGCTGTTGACGGCGGCGATCGTCTTCGGCGGTATCTGGGCCTACGGCGTCCTCGGCTGGGGCGGATTCTGGTCGTGGGACCCGGTCGAGACGGCGGTTCTGATCCCGTGGCTCGGTCTCACGGCGTCGTTACACGCGATCAACCGGTACGGAAAGACGGGCGAGTATCCGATCTTCGCTCCCGCTTCGGCGGCGTTGATCTTCCCGCTGGTCATCTTTGCGACGACGGTCGTTCGGAGCGGTGTGTTCCGCAGCGTCCACTCGTTCGCCGCGGGTGGAATCGGGACCGGCATCCTGTTCTTGCTCGGCGTGACGGGAACGCTCGCAATCGTCTTGCCGTTTGGGTACTGGTTCCTGCGAGCAGAAGAGACCCAGCGACCTGCAGACGAACCCTGGCTCAGTCGGCGGACGGTCTACCACGGTGCCGTCCTCGCGTTCGGCGTCCTCGCGTTCATCTCGATCTGGGGACTGTCTTTCCCCGTTCTCCGGAGCGCAGCGACGGGCGTCGAAGTGGCCGTCGGACAGGACCACTACAACCTCTGGAGCTATCCGGTCGTCGTGCTCGGGTTACTCGCCGGTGGGCTGTACGCGCTGCTCGATCTCAGGCGGCGACGCCTCGCCATCGCGGCGACAGGGGTGGTTGCAGTGCTCACGTTCCTCGCTGCGTTCGTCACGCCGTCTGCGAACTGGTATCTGAGTGACCCGGCGGCCCACGATCCGCTCGTTTACCGGATCGTCGGCACTGCGAGCGTCCTCTCGATCGTCCCGCCCGCCGCGTTCTTCGCCGGAAGCTGGATCGCCCGCTACGTCTCTCGCATCCGCGGCGTCCCGTCACGGTGGTTCAAACTCCGCGAGACCGGTATCGTCCTGTTGCACGTCGGCGGGGCCGTCCTGATCGTCGCCGTCTCGTTCGTCTACCTCTTCTCGACGTCGGCATCGGTCGCCGTCATCGGCGTCGGAGAGGCCGCAGACAACCCCGAACCGATCGTCGAGGAGGTCCCCGACTCGGAGTACACCGTCGCGGTCTCGAACTACGAGACGACCGAAGCGCCCACGATCGAGGAGGCGGCGCGGACGCCCGCAGAGATGCTCGCCGTCAGCGAAGACGTCTCGCTCGTCAGGGGTGAGATCACGGACACCGACACCATCGAGAACACCGCGGTCGCTCGGCTCGACGACAGCGACGTCTGGCTCGCCAGTTCGGACGCCGCCGTCGACTTCGAGACCGGAACCGAAGTGATCGCCCGCGGCCCAGTGTTCGGTGGCCAGTCGCTCGAGACCGACGCCGACGCCTACGTCTACACCGATACCGATAACATGGGGACGCTCGAGGACCCACCGACGGACGTCCACGAGCCCCGGATGGTTTCCCACGAAATCGACCTCACCGTCTACGACGGTGACGAACCCGTCGCAGAGGGGACGATCGCCGAACAGGAGTACGTCAACTCCGAGATGAATACGAACGACGCCCTCATCGAGCGCGGAGTCACCGGAGACACCTACGTGGTCGGACAGGTCGACGAGGGCGGTGCGTCGATCTCGATCGACACCTATCCCCTCGCGAACCAGATCTGGCTCGGAACCGTCCTGATGATGCTCGGCATCGCGATCGTTACGATAGCCGATACGACCGTCCGTCGACGGTAG
- a CDS encoding ABC transporter ATP-binding protein, whose amino-acid sequence MAALSVSNLSKYFGAHVGVDGVSFDLESGETAVVFGANGAGKTTLIRMLASLSRPSEGEITIDDDSLVGNAAIRSKIGVVAHETMLYEELTARENLRFHARLHGVDESVCDDLLETVGLAARGSERVSGFSHGMSKRVSLARALVHDPAVLLFDEPYTGLDQTSLSRIESVLTDLKDRTVFASTHDLERGFELADRVLFLNDGRLVGDLEVEAIPDAAAVEETYEALCRGRPAEPAVVDRAGPADSGGTR is encoded by the coding sequence ATGGCTGCCCTCTCCGTGTCGAATCTCTCGAAGTACTTCGGCGCTCACGTCGGCGTCGACGGTGTCTCCTTCGATCTCGAGTCGGGTGAGACGGCCGTCGTCTTCGGTGCGAACGGGGCCGGAAAGACGACGCTCATTCGGATGCTCGCGTCGCTCTCGCGGCCGTCTGAGGGGGAGATCACGATCGACGACGACTCGCTCGTCGGGAACGCCGCGATCAGGTCGAAGATCGGGGTCGTGGCCCACGAGACGATGCTCTACGAGGAACTCACCGCCCGTGAAAATCTGCGCTTTCACGCACGCTTACACGGCGTCGACGAATCCGTCTGTGACGACCTCCTCGAGACTGTCGGCCTTGCAGCACGCGGCAGCGAGCGCGTCTCCGGGTTCTCCCACGGGATGAGCAAGCGGGTCTCACTCGCCCGCGCGTTAGTTCACGATCCAGCGGTCCTCCTGTTCGACGAGCCCTACACGGGCCTCGACCAGACGTCCCTGTCGCGAATCGAATCGGTACTCACCGACCTCAAGGACCGGACCGTCTTCGCGTCGACACACGACCTCGAGCGGGGGTTCGAACTGGCAGACCGGGTGCTGTTCCTGAACGACGGCCGACTGGTCGGCGACCTCGAGGTCGAGGCCATTCCGGACGCGGCGGCCGTCGAAGAGACCTACGAAGCGCTGTGCAGAGGTCGGCCGGCCGAGCCAGCGGTCGTCGACCGGGCTGGGCCGGCCGATTCCGGGGGGACCCGATGA